From a single Sediminibacterium sp. KACHI17 genomic region:
- a CDS encoding peroxiredoxin translates to MSIQAGAVAPQFSLFDTDKNKVSLADQKGKNVVVLFFPLAFTGVCTTELCNVRDNISLYNNANAVVFGVSVDSLFSLGKFREEQKLNFQLLSDFNKEAASAYGVLYETFPAFEMQGVSKRAAFVIDKEGVVRYAEVCPTPGDLPNFEAIQQTLNSLN, encoded by the coding sequence ATGAGTATTCAGGCTGGTGCAGTAGCACCTCAGTTCTCTCTTTTTGATACCGATAAAAACAAAGTATCACTAGCTGATCAAAAAGGAAAAAATGTAGTAGTACTGTTTTTCCCATTGGCATTTACCGGTGTGTGTACAACCGAACTTTGTAATGTAAGGGATAATATCTCTTTGTATAATAATGCCAATGCTGTTGTATTTGGCGTATCTGTTGATTCATTATTCTCTCTGGGTAAATTCCGTGAAGAGCAAAAATTGAATTTTCAATTGTTGAGTGATTTCAATAAAGAAGCAGCTAGTGCTTATGGCGTTCTGTACGAAACTTTCCCTGCTTTTGAAATGCAAGGTGTAAGCAAGCGCGCAGCATTTGTGATCGATAAAGAAGGTGTGGTTCGTTATGCAGAAGTATGTCCGACTCCGGGTGACCTCCCTAACTTTGAAGCCATCCAACAAACGCTCAATAGTCTGAATTAA
- a CDS encoding T9SS type A sorting domain-containing protein: MGNRYTIILLICMILGSSFAPDPIPFTKNTEITFGETSSKVTRYYPNPATTVINFEFDKTVDKTYTLLITNFLGKRMTEVRINESKITISLDDQYYRGLYIYQLRDQSNRIVESGRFQVVK, encoded by the coding sequence ATGGGAAATCGTTACACAATCATCTTACTGATTTGTATGATTCTCGGAAGCAGCTTTGCTCCCGACCCAATTCCCTTTACAAAAAATACAGAAATAACGTTTGGTGAGACCTCCTCAAAAGTCACCCGTTATTATCCCAACCCGGCTACTACAGTCATTAATTTTGAGTTTGATAAAACTGTTGATAAGACCTATACACTACTGATCACGAATTTTTTGGGTAAGCGCATGACAGAAGTAAGGATCAATGAGTCAAAGATCACCATATCACTTGACGATCAGTATTATCGTGGCTTATACATCTATCAATTAAGAGATCAAAGCAATCGCATCGTGGAATCCGGAAGGTTTCAGGTAGTCAAATAA
- a CDS encoding class I SAM-dependent rRNA methyltransferase yields MTKVYLRKKIAQRIANGHPWIFGNEVDRVTGPVEAGDIVDVYYADGKLAGRGYVNPKSQIMVRLLTRKQEEINEQFFHDRIAGAWQYRQKIGYTENCRLIFGEADQMPALIIDKFNDYFVLQTLAFGMDKWKPAIVKALESIFSPKGIYERNDVPVRELEGLPQQKGFLSAPFNTNIIIHENGLKFHVDIENGQKTGYFLDQQDNRRAIQHIVKDAEVLGAFTYTGTFEIHAAHYGAKSVLGLDISENAVAQANRNAALNGLDKICKFEAMNAFDVLKQWGKDGRQYDVVMLDPPAFTKSRENIQKAITGYKEINLRGMKLIRNGGFLVTSSCTNLVQPDLFLQTIEMAAKDARKKIRQVTFQAQASDHPIIWGMENTNYLKFLIVEVTDR; encoded by the coding sequence ATGACGAAAGTATATCTCAGAAAAAAAATCGCTCAGCGTATTGCCAATGGGCATCCCTGGATATTTGGAAACGAGGTGGACAGAGTAACCGGTCCCGTTGAAGCCGGAGATATTGTAGATGTATATTATGCCGATGGGAAATTAGCAGGCCGGGGATATGTAAACCCAAAGTCGCAGATCATGGTGAGACTCCTCACCCGCAAACAGGAAGAGATCAATGAGCAGTTTTTTCATGATCGTATTGCCGGTGCATGGCAATACAGACAAAAGATCGGTTATACGGAGAATTGTAGATTGATCTTTGGAGAAGCCGATCAAATGCCAGCACTCATCATTGATAAATTCAATGACTATTTTGTTCTGCAAACCCTGGCTTTTGGTATGGATAAATGGAAGCCTGCGATTGTAAAAGCATTGGAATCTATCTTCTCTCCTAAAGGCATCTATGAAAGAAATGACGTTCCGGTTCGTGAGCTCGAAGGATTGCCACAGCAAAAAGGATTTTTATCTGCTCCTTTTAATACCAATATCATCATCCATGAAAATGGATTGAAATTTCATGTTGATATTGAAAACGGTCAGAAAACAGGATATTTTTTAGATCAACAAGATAACAGAAGAGCTATTCAGCATATTGTAAAAGATGCAGAAGTATTAGGCGCTTTCACTTATACCGGAACATTCGAAATACATGCTGCACACTATGGCGCTAAATCTGTTTTAGGATTGGATATATCTGAGAATGCAGTTGCACAAGCCAACAGAAATGCGGCTCTGAATGGGCTCGATAAAATATGCAAGTTTGAAGCGATGAATGCTTTTGATGTGTTAAAACAATGGGGTAAAGATGGCAGACAATACGATGTGGTTATGCTTGATCCGCCTGCATTTACAAAGAGCAGAGAAAATATTCAAAAAGCGATCACGGGATATAAAGAGATCAATCTGAGAGGCATGAAATTAATTCGCAACGGAGGTTTTCTGGTGACTTCCAGTTGTACTAACCTTGTTCAACCGGATCTGTTTTTACAAACCATCGAAATGGCTGCAAAAGATGCGCGTAAAAAGATCAGACAAGTAACTTTTCAGGCTCAGGCCAGCGACCACCCTATTATATGGGGAATGGAGAACACTAATTATTTGAAATTTTTGATCGTAGAAGTAACAGATAGATAG
- a CDS encoding nucleotide exchange factor GrpE, with the protein MEEQATTQTQAQEETQANIDINADENAAGTSHLNEPVAEEDQLEKLQAELQEQKDKYLRLMAEFDNFRRRTAKERIDLIQTAGKDVIVSLLDVLDDCDRAEKQLQSNDDIAVQKEGIQLVFNKLRSNLQSKGVKAMESIHAEFDVEKHEAITEIPAPSEELKGKVLDEVMKGYYLNDKIIRFAKVVVGK; encoded by the coding sequence ATGGAAGAGCAGGCAACAACACAGACACAAGCGCAAGAGGAAACACAAGCCAATATTGATATCAATGCCGATGAGAATGCTGCGGGCACCTCTCATTTGAATGAACCCGTAGCGGAAGAGGATCAATTGGAAAAGCTGCAGGCAGAATTACAGGAGCAGAAAGATAAGTACCTGCGTTTGATGGCGGAGTTCGACAATTTCAGACGTCGTACTGCAAAAGAGCGCATTGATTTAATTCAAACTGCTGGTAAGGATGTAATTGTTTCGTTACTGGATGTGTTGGATGATTGTGATCGTGCTGAAAAACAATTGCAAAGCAATGATGATATTGCGGTTCAGAAAGAAGGTATTCAACTGGTCTTCAATAAACTGCGTTCTAATCTGCAATCAAAAGGCGTTAAAGCCATGGAAAGTATTCATGCAGAGTTTGATGTAGAAAAGCATGAAGCCATTACAGAAATTCCTGCTCCAAGTGAGGAGTTAAAAGGCAAAGTATTGGATGAAGTCATGAAAGGCTATTATCTCAATGATAAGATCATTCGTTTTGCAAAGGTGGTGGTAGGGAAATAA
- the dnaJ gene encoding molecular chaperone DnaJ: MAKRDFYEILGVSKSASADEIKKAYRKVAMQYHPDRNPNDKEAEEKFKEAAEAYEVLSDADKKAKYDRYGHAAFGPGTGGGAGGYSNMDDIFSQFGDIFGDDMFGSFFGGGRRSSGGAGRARGQKGSNLRIKLKLNFEEIAKGVTKNVKVKKHVLCNTCGGNGAKDKNSVQNCGTCGGSGQVRRVTNTFLGQMQTVSTCPTCNGEGSTVTSKCGSCKGEGRVYGEETISIDIPAGVSEGMQLSMSGKGNAGERGGFAGDLIIQIEEETHPELQRDGLNVAYDLHISFSDAVFGTQVEVPTIDGRAKIKIPAGTQSGKIFRLKGKGFPEVQGYNKGDQLIYVNVWTPQQVSDEERQMLEKLGESPNFKPQPTKSDKSFFDRVKEAFS, encoded by the coding sequence ATGGCTAAAAGAGATTTTTACGAAATATTAGGAGTGAGTAAATCGGCATCTGCAGATGAGATCAAAAAAGCTTATCGCAAAGTCGCTATGCAATATCATCCTGATCGTAATCCGAATGATAAAGAAGCAGAAGAAAAATTCAAGGAAGCTGCAGAAGCATATGAAGTATTGAGTGATGCGGATAAGAAAGCCAAGTATGATCGTTATGGACATGCTGCTTTCGGTCCGGGCACTGGTGGTGGCGCCGGTGGGTACAGCAATATGGATGATATCTTCAGCCAGTTTGGAGATATTTTCGGTGATGATATGTTCGGTAGTTTCTTTGGAGGTGGCAGAAGAAGTAGTGGTGGCGCCGGAAGAGCTCGTGGACAAAAAGGGAGTAACCTGCGAATCAAACTGAAACTGAATTTTGAAGAGATCGCAAAAGGAGTTACCAAGAATGTGAAAGTGAAAAAACATGTCTTGTGTAATACCTGTGGCGGTAATGGTGCTAAAGATAAAAACAGTGTCCAGAATTGTGGCACTTGCGGCGGTAGTGGACAAGTGAGAAGGGTGACAAATACTTTCCTTGGACAAATGCAGACTGTAAGTACTTGTCCAACCTGTAATGGAGAAGGTTCTACTGTTACATCCAAATGTGGTAGTTGTAAAGGTGAAGGAAGAGTGTATGGTGAAGAAACCATCAGTATTGATATACCGGCAGGTGTTTCAGAAGGCATGCAACTGAGCATGAGTGGAAAAGGAAATGCAGGAGAGCGTGGTGGTTTTGCCGGGGATCTGATCATCCAAATAGAAGAAGAAACACATCCTGAGTTACAGCGCGATGGGTTGAATGTTGCTTATGATCTTCACATCTCTTTTTCGGATGCTGTTTTCGGAACACAGGTAGAAGTACCTACCATTGACGGAAGAGCAAAGATCAAAATTCCGGCCGGTACACAAAGTGGTAAAATATTCAGACTGAAAGGAAAAGGATTTCCTGAGGTGCAAGGCTACAATAAAGGAGATCAATTGATCTATGTAAATGTTTGGACACCACAACAAGTAAGTGATGAAGAACGTCAAATGCTGGAAAAGTTGGGAGAAAGTCCAAACTTCAAACCACAACCTACCAAAAGCGATAAGAGTTTCTTTGATCGGGTAAAAGAGGCGTTCAGTTAA
- a CDS encoding von Willebrand factor type A domain-containing protein, protein MRLFIWILLLLLVSQSTFSQYYLRGEIRNEQGTLLSGVKIKLSTKPGLIFYSGSTGSFGIPVPFEKDSILLSFDGYEPLSLYADSRQFQMIQMKSSSGAAKLYKNYKASVVKDLTQGAGIYSVGPGESYTSIIENEFIKTSTFPETGFSLNIDNASYSNIRRFINNGMMIPQDAVRIEEMLNYFSLSLPSNKIQSDSHFSYAYEHSTCPWNPKHQLLFLQLQAPTIPLHEVPPSNLVFLIDVSGSMDKPNRLPLLQSAFRLLINNLRSVDTVSVITYGGGVAMVLAPTGGQHKELIKKAIDSLSAGGDTPGSGAIQLAYETAKKNFIKGGNNRVIIATDGDFNVGQSSEKELEELISRYQMSGIYLTCLGVGMGNYKDSKLETLSKKGNGNFAYIDQIREAEKVLVTEFTKNIFTVANDASITLQFDPQTVAAYRLIGFDNKRTALADSTSSLEGGEIGSGHAVMAIAEIIPAKDSISSVNKPLAKVSLHYKDPTSGTRREQSFTATYHGQKIEQSDSTYRFAAAVAMFGNILRQSKFTHGFQLEDVALLIKNAVSPNNMLQQEFQQLLEKAIRLYDPPKKKRKSD, encoded by the coding sequence ATGCGCTTATTCATTTGGATATTGCTGCTATTGCTTGTCAGTCAATCTACGTTCAGTCAATATTATTTACGTGGAGAGATCAGAAATGAGCAAGGCACGCTATTGAGTGGTGTCAAGATAAAACTCAGCACTAAACCAGGTCTCATTTTTTATTCCGGCAGCACAGGTTCTTTTGGAATTCCTGTCCCTTTTGAAAAAGATAGTATCCTCTTGAGCTTTGATGGATATGAACCACTAAGTCTATATGCAGACAGCCGGCAGTTTCAAATGATTCAGATGAAATCAAGTTCCGGCGCCGCAAAACTGTACAAGAACTATAAAGCTTCTGTTGTAAAAGATCTAACACAAGGCGCGGGAATATATAGTGTAGGACCAGGTGAAAGCTATACAAGTATCATAGAAAATGAATTCATCAAAACCTCAACATTTCCCGAAACAGGATTTTCGTTGAACATTGATAATGCTTCTTACAGCAATATCAGAAGATTCATAAACAATGGAATGATGATTCCACAAGATGCAGTACGTATTGAAGAAATGTTGAACTATTTTAGTTTATCACTTCCCTCCAATAAGATACAGTCTGATAGCCATTTCTCTTATGCGTATGAGCATAGTACTTGCCCGTGGAATCCTAAACATCAGTTACTATTCTTACAATTGCAAGCACCTACCATCCCACTTCATGAAGTACCTCCTTCCAATCTGGTTTTCTTGATAGACGTATCCGGCTCAATGGATAAGCCCAATCGATTACCGCTATTACAATCAGCCTTTCGGTTACTCATCAATAATCTCAGATCCGTTGATACCGTTTCTGTGATAACGTATGGTGGTGGAGTAGCGATGGTGTTGGCGCCTACCGGAGGACAACATAAAGAACTGATCAAAAAAGCCATTGACTCTTTATCTGCCGGCGGAGATACCCCTGGCTCAGGAGCAATTCAGTTAGCTTATGAAACAGCCAAGAAAAACTTTATTAAAGGAGGGAACAATCGAGTAATCATTGCGACGGATGGAGATTTTAATGTCGGTCAATCTTCTGAAAAAGAATTGGAAGAGTTGATCAGCCGTTATCAAATGAGTGGGATCTATCTGACCTGTTTGGGTGTGGGTATGGGTAATTATAAAGACAGCAAACTGGAAACCTTATCAAAAAAAGGCAATGGCAACTTTGCCTACATTGATCAAATCAGAGAAGCTGAAAAGGTATTGGTAACAGAGTTTACAAAAAATATTTTCACTGTTGCCAATGACGCATCGATCACACTTCAGTTCGATCCGCAAACAGTTGCTGCATATCGCCTTATCGGATTCGATAATAAAAGAACTGCATTAGCTGACAGCACGAGCAGTCTGGAAGGTGGAGAAATAGGAAGTGGGCATGCGGTAATGGCCATTGCAGAAATCATTCCAGCGAAAGACAGTATCAGCTCTGTCAATAAACCATTAGCAAAAGTATCATTACATTATAAAGACCCTACGAGTGGTACTCGGCGTGAACAAAGTTTTACGGCTACCTATCACGGACAAAAGATCGAACAATCGGATAGTACCTATCGGTTTGCCGCTGCAGTTGCGATGTTTGGCAATATCTTGCGTCAATCAAAATTCACACATGGATTTCAGCTGGAAGATGTAGCCCTTCTCATCAAAAATGCTGTTTCACCGAATAATATGCTCCAACAAGAATTTCAACAACTATTGGAGAAAGCCATACGGCTGTATGATCCACCAAAGAAAAAAAGAAAATCAGATTAA
- the hpt gene encoding hypoxanthine phosphoribosyltransferase, with protein sequence MQVIKVHDKEFVPYLPETLIREKIKELAAQLDQDYQGKKPLFISILNGSFMFSADLFKELSIEAEICFIKLASYKGTKSTGHVITAIGLDTEINNRHVVILEDIIDTGKTLSEFLPQLINQQPLSLKVAVLLHKPDAMKYPVQIDYCCFTIPNRFVLGYGLDYDGLGRNIREIYQLKDEA encoded by the coding sequence ATGCAGGTAATAAAAGTTCACGACAAAGAGTTTGTTCCCTATTTACCAGAAACATTGATCCGCGAAAAGATCAAAGAACTGGCGGCTCAATTAGACCAGGATTATCAGGGTAAAAAACCTTTGTTCATTTCTATTCTGAACGGATCTTTTATGTTCTCCGCAGATTTGTTCAAGGAGTTATCCATTGAAGCTGAGATCTGCTTTATTAAATTAGCCTCATATAAAGGAACCAAATCAACCGGACATGTTATTACTGCAATAGGACTAGATACCGAGATCAATAACAGACATGTGGTGATATTGGAAGATATCATTGATACCGGAAAAACACTGAGTGAATTCCTTCCACAGCTGATCAATCAACAACCACTCTCTTTGAAAGTCGCTGTATTATTACATAAGCCGGATGCTATGAAATATCCGGTGCAGATCGACTATTGTTGCTTTACCATCCCTAATCGTTTTGTACTTGGCTATGGACTGGATTATGATGGTTTAGGAAGAAATATTCGTGAGATCTATCAGCTTAAAGACGAAGCATAA
- a CDS encoding glucosaminidase domain-containing protein has product MKKIILLITFLGTVMLAAVAQTISVKERTEAYINSYKDLAIQEMLRTGVPASIKLAQGILESQFGESPLAKTANNHFGIKCKTEWTGEKTYQDDDAKGECFRVYKSPEESYRDHSDFLKTRPHYSFLFKLEPTDITGWAYGLKRAGYATNKTYPERLLRVIEDYQLNQYTIQGIAMMENKTAPVTTPTQNVTAANTVTEQPLTVATKNEPAVKNEILKSTTVKEETDTPQTELQTANTSIEKVKSTEEAEKKTTPVTEEKKTAAYPEGVFTINHTKAIHAKAGTSLLALAHQYDISLSKLFEFNELSELDILDIDRVLFIEKKQKKGASDYHEVTAGENIHEICQKEGIRMESLLEYNKLKKDSQLSAGQKLFLRSPAEINKAAGNNKRKSTK; this is encoded by the coding sequence ATGAAGAAAATCATATTACTGATCACATTCTTAGGTACTGTAATGCTAGCAGCAGTTGCACAGACCATTAGTGTGAAAGAAAGAACCGAAGCTTATATCAATAGCTATAAAGATCTTGCTATTCAGGAGATGCTACGTACAGGTGTGCCCGCTTCCATTAAACTGGCACAAGGCATTCTGGAATCACAGTTTGGTGAAAGCCCGTTAGCGAAAACTGCAAATAATCATTTTGGTATCAAATGTAAAACAGAATGGACCGGCGAGAAGACATACCAGGATGATGATGCAAAAGGTGAATGTTTCCGAGTGTATAAATCTCCGGAAGAGTCTTACCGCGATCATTCTGATTTCTTAAAGACACGTCCGCATTATTCCTTTCTTTTCAAATTAGAACCTACGGATATCACAGGTTGGGCTTATGGATTGAAAAGAGCCGGCTATGCAACAAATAAAACTTATCCGGAAAGATTATTACGTGTGATCGAAGATTACCAGTTGAATCAATATACCATTCAGGGTATTGCCATGATGGAAAATAAAACTGCTCCAGTCACAACGCCTACACAGAATGTAACAGCAGCTAATACAGTCACAGAACAACCTTTAACAGTTGCCACTAAAAATGAACCTGCAGTAAAAAATGAGATCCTGAAATCAACTACTGTAAAAGAAGAAACAGATACGCCTCAAACCGAATTACAGACTGCTAATACAAGTATTGAAAAAGTAAAATCGACAGAAGAGGCGGAGAAAAAAACTACCCCTGTTACTGAAGAAAAGAAAACAGCTGCTTATCCAGAAGGTGTCTTTACGATCAATCATACAAAAGCCATACACGCCAAAGCGGGAACTTCTTTATTGGCATTGGCACATCAATACGATATCAGTTTAAGCAAACTTTTTGAGTTCAATGAATTGTCTGAATTGGATATCCTCGACATAGACCGTGTACTCTTCATCGAGAAAAAACAAAAGAAAGGTGCTTCTGATTATCACGAAGTAACTGCAGGTGAAAACATACATGAGATTTGTCAGAAAGAAGGCATCCGAATGGAAAGTTTATTGGAGTATAATAAATTGAAAAAAGATAGTCAGCTTTCTGCGGGACAAAAATTATTTTTACGCTCCCCTGCAGAGATCAATAAAGCGGCAGGAAACAATAAAAGAAAATCTACAAAATAG
- a CDS encoding O-methyltransferase, which produces MSAPLIISPQAEAYAQLFTSADHALLMEIEEYTNAHHPHAHMLSGQVQGKFLAFLSTILRPKYVLEIGTFTGYSALCLAEGLQNEGELHTIECREEDAQTARNYFSKSYRKDQIHLHVGNAGEIIPTLNHTWDLIFIDADKTGYIGYYEQLIPRLAENGIILADNVLFHGQVLEEPINGKNAKAIHAFNEHVKQDNRTEQVLLTIRDGLLMVKKKTI; this is translated from the coding sequence ATGTCTGCCCCCCTCATCATTTCCCCTCAAGCGGAAGCATATGCACAGCTGTTTACCTCGGCTGATCATGCGCTTTTGATGGAGATCGAGGAGTATACAAATGCTCATCACCCTCATGCACATATGTTAAGCGGACAGGTACAGGGAAAATTCCTGGCCTTCTTAAGTACTATTCTACGCCCTAAATACGTTTTAGAGATAGGAACTTTTACCGGTTATAGTGCACTTTGTCTGGCAGAAGGCCTGCAAAACGAGGGAGAGTTACATACCATAGAGTGCAGAGAGGAAGATGCCCAAACAGCCAGGAACTATTTTAGCAAAAGCTACAGAAAGGATCAAATACATTTGCACGTCGGAAATGCAGGAGAAATCATTCCCACGCTCAATCATACATGGGATCTGATTTTTATTGATGCAGATAAGACCGGTTATATTGGTTATTATGAACAACTAATACCTCGCTTGGCTGAGAATGGTATCATTCTTGCAGACAATGTGCTGTTTCACGGACAGGTATTAGAAGAGCCCATCAATGGTAAGAATGCCAAAGCAATACATGCATTCAATGAACACGTGAAACAAGACAATCGAACTGAACAGGTTTTACTCACCATCAGAGATGGATTACTGATGGTCAAAAAGAAAACGATATGA
- a CDS encoding sodium:solute symporter, producing MSPLLLFSFVIIYFLILLVVAWYTGRNSNNDSFFIGNRNSNWMLVAFGMIGTSLSGVTFVSVPGAVAKESFAYMQITLGYLIGYMVIAFVLLPLYYKLNLTSIYNYLSTRLGVNSYKTGASFFILSRTLGATARLYLVVRILQDAILESFHVPFWVTTLIILAMILLYTYEGGVKTIVWTDTLQTSCMLIGLVICVVYILSQLDMGISESFAAMGDKGYSKIFFTEPESRFFFLKQILAGAFVTITMTGMDQEMMQKNISVKTLKDSQKNVVTLGFIMLAVIGLFLFLGGLLHLYADAQGIAATGDKLFPTIALNHMPSLVSVIFIIALISALFPSADGAITALTSSFCIDIIGLQRRDDWTDAQKKKIRQRVHLVFAGIFLLFVMVYKWIDSSSMIGVILKVAAYTYGPLLGLFTFGILMKRSVNDKLVPLICIASPLICLMLDKFQKQIFGSFEIGLELLIINGAITFVGLMLISKKK from the coding sequence ATGTCCCCACTCCTGTTGTTCTCTTTTGTTATCATTTACTTCTTGATCTTATTGGTAGTTGCCTGGTATACCGGAAGAAACAGTAACAACGATTCTTTCTTTATCGGTAACAGAAATAGTAATTGGATGCTGGTGGCATTTGGTATGATCGGCACCTCTTTGAGTGGTGTCACTTTTGTTAGTGTACCCGGTGCTGTTGCCAAAGAATCCTTTGCCTATATGCAGATCACACTCGGCTATTTGATCGGTTATATGGTCATTGCTTTTGTATTACTACCGCTGTATTATAAGCTGAATCTAACTTCCATATACAACTACCTGAGTACAAGACTGGGTGTTAATTCGTACAAAACAGGTGCATCATTTTTTATTCTTTCGAGAACACTCGGTGCTACAGCAAGATTGTATCTGGTCGTTCGCATTTTGCAAGATGCGATTCTTGAAAGTTTTCATGTGCCTTTTTGGGTAACTACACTCATCATTCTGGCCATGATCTTATTGTACACTTATGAGGGAGGTGTTAAAACCATTGTCTGGACCGATACCTTACAAACATCATGCATGCTCATTGGTCTGGTGATCTGCGTGGTCTATATCTTAAGTCAATTGGATATGGGTATCTCTGAAAGCTTTGCTGCCATGGGGGATAAAGGCTATTCAAAAATCTTCTTCACAGAACCCGAAAGCCGCTTCTTTTTCCTCAAACAAATTCTTGCAGGTGCTTTCGTAACCATTACCATGACGGGCATGGATCAGGAAATGATGCAAAAGAATATTTCGGTAAAGACCTTAAAAGATTCACAGAAAAATGTGGTGACATTAGGATTTATCATGTTGGCTGTAATTGGTCTGTTTCTGTTTTTAGGTGGACTCTTACACTTGTATGCAGATGCACAGGGAATTGCTGCTACCGGCGATAAACTCTTCCCTACGATCGCGTTAAACCACATGCCAAGCTTGGTTTCAGTGATATTCATCATTGCATTGATCTCTGCATTGTTTCCAAGTGCTGATGGAGCCATCACTGCATTAACTTCATCTTTCTGTATTGATATCATTGGCTTACAAAGAAGGGATGACTGGACAGATGCACAAAAGAAAAAGATCAGACAAAGGGTACACTTAGTATTTGCAGGGATCTTCCTGTTATTTGTAATGGTTTATAAATGGATCGATAGCAGCAGTATGATCGGCGTGATCTTGAAAGTAGCTGCTTATACTTACGGCCCCCTATTAGGACTTTTTACTTTCGGCATTTTAATGAAGCGATCCGTAAACGACAAATTAGTCCCCCTCATCTGTATAGCATCTCCTTTGATCTGTCTGATGTTGGACAAATTCCAAAAACAGATTTTCGGTTCATTCGAGATCGGTCTTGAACTCCTGATCATCAATGGCGCGATCACTTTCGTAGGACTGATGCTGATTTCGAAGAAAAAGTAG
- a CDS encoding TIGR00730 family Rossman fold protein — MQFKHVAVFCGSKNGNNPVFIADASRLGKLMAESGLTLIYGGGNKGLMGAIANAVMEHGGKAIGVIPEVLLEWEHQHEGITELHVVKDMHIRKKMMYELCDAAIVLPGGNGTLDELFEMLTWNTLNIHNKKIILLNSAGYYASLINHIEKMTEEGFLYEDWRKRLIVADSVDEALTSFD, encoded by the coding sequence ATGCAGTTTAAACATGTTGCAGTTTTTTGCGGTTCAAAAAATGGGAACAATCCGGTCTTTATTGCAGATGCATCCCGTTTGGGAAAATTGATGGCAGAGAGTGGATTGACATTGATCTATGGTGGAGGGAATAAAGGATTGATGGGTGCGATCGCCAATGCGGTGATGGAGCATGGCGGTAAAGCCATTGGTGTGATTCCCGAAGTATTACTGGAATGGGAACATCAGCATGAAGGAATTACAGAGCTTCATGTGGTGAAGGATATGCATATCCGAAAAAAGATGATGTATGAACTGTGTGATGCCGCTATTGTACTACCCGGTGGTAATGGTACATTGGATGAATTGTTTGAAATGCTTACCTGGAATACACTGAACATCCACAATAAAAAAATTATCCTGCTGAATTCAGCAGGCTATTATGCATCATTGATCAATCATATTGAGAAAATGACCGAAGAAGGTTTTCTGTATGAAGACTGGCGGAAACGTTTGATCGTGGCCGACAGCGTTGATGAAGCTCTTACTTCTTTCGATTAA